From the genome of Oreochromis niloticus isolate F11D_XX unplaced genomic scaffold, O_niloticus_UMD_NMBU tig00008537_pilon, whole genome shotgun sequence, one region includes:
- the LOC109198893 gene encoding tonsoku-like protein → MVLQTISASKGCQVSGPWESEDLDSLSELVQDIRLCSQALNKLDRQTLKQSWVRTQSHGHFLDRNSKCLLSATST, encoded by the exons atggtgctccaaaccatcagtgctagtaaag GTTGTCAGGTCTCTGGCCCCTGGGAGAGTGAAGACCTGGACAGTTTGTCAGAGCTGGTCCAGGATATCCGTCTTTGCTCTCAGGCCCTCAACAAGCTGGACCGACAGACCTTGAAGCAGAGCTGGGTCAGGACTCAGTCACACGGACACTTTCTCGACCGAAACTCCAAGTGCCTCCTCTCCGCCACCTCCACTTGA